The following are encoded together in the Anaerolineae bacterium genome:
- the fabD gene encoding ACP S-malonyltransferase translates to MSRFAFVFPGQGSQAVGMIQALAEAFPAARDAMAEADEALRFHLSRLCYEGPADELTDTINAQPAILAASVAALRAIQSAFPHLGKPAAVAGHSLGEYTALVAAGTLSYPDALRLVRERGRLMKEAGEKRPGGMAAVLNLDEEQVAQACQQASQETGGVVQIANINSPGQIVISGDHPTLERAIALVQGLGARRVVRLAVSIAAHSPLMAPAAEALQRMIHLVEMRPAIPKLIANVSAAPISAVEAVRDELVKQLTSTVRWTASIQNMIREGIDTFIEVGPGTVLSGLIRRIDQNVRTLSVGDPQGMEALAALI, encoded by the coding sequence ATGTCGCGGTTCGCCTTTGTGTTTCCTGGACAAGGCTCTCAGGCAGTAGGTATGATCCAAGCCCTGGCGGAGGCGTTTCCGGCGGCCCGCGATGCCATGGCCGAGGCGGACGAGGCCTTACGGTTTCACCTATCCCGCCTTTGCTATGAAGGGCCGGCGGACGAGCTGACCGATACTATCAACGCGCAGCCGGCGATCTTGGCGGCCAGCGTCGCTGCGCTGCGCGCGATTCAGTCCGCTTTTCCCCATCTGGGCAAGCCCGCCGCTGTGGCGGGGCACAGCCTGGGCGAATATACAGCCCTGGTAGCGGCTGGTACGCTTTCCTATCCGGACGCGTTGCGCTTGGTGCGCGAGCGCGGCCGCCTGATGAAAGAGGCTGGCGAAAAGCGCCCGGGCGGCATGGCTGCGGTGCTCAACCTGGACGAAGAACAGGTGGCTCAGGCTTGTCAACAAGCTAGCCAGGAGACCGGCGGTGTCGTCCAGATCGCCAACATCAACTCGCCGGGCCAGATCGTGATCTCCGGCGACCATCCCACGCTGGAACGGGCGATCGCCCTGGTGCAAGGGCTGGGAGCGCGTCGCGTGGTCCGGTTGGCGGTTAGTATCGCTGCTCATTCGCCGCTCATGGCGCCTGCCGCTGAGGCATTGCAACGGATGATCCACCTTGTAGAGATGCGGCCGGCAATTCCCAAGCTCATCGCCAATGTCTCAGCTGCCCCTATTTCAGCCGTGGAAGCCGTGCGGGACGAGCTGGTGAAGCAGCTAACCAGCACGGTGCGTTGGACAGCTTCCATCCAGAACATGATCCGCGAGGGGATAGACACTTTCATCGAGGTGGGGCCGGGGACGGTGCTCTCAGGTCTGATCCGACGCATTGACCAGAACGTGCGAACGCTTAGCGTAGGCGATCCACAGGGAATGGAAGCGCTGGCGGCGTTGATATAG
- a CDS encoding DegV family protein: protein MKLASIAIVTDSNALLSPKAREQYGIEVVPLLIHIGGRTYQEGVNLTTEQFFRFLEQSDELPSASAPSVQTFANVYERLCRTHDQVLSIHLSSKMNDAFAHAQLAAQRLLGRCRIQVVDSLSTSLGLGLLVEVAAREVQAGRPLDAIVRLIRGMIPHLYAVFFVETLEYLERARRIGHAQAILGTMLGIKPLLMIEEGEIIPLEKVRTRARAVDKLFEFICEFTRIEQMAILQHGFSEETAILLERLETVFPDREFPVYTCNPSLAVHLGPSAMGVIVYEGLR, encoded by the coding sequence GTGAAGTTGGCCAGCATCGCTATCGTCACGGACAGCAATGCGCTTCTTAGCCCGAAGGCGCGCGAACAATACGGGATCGAGGTCGTCCCGTTGTTGATTCACATCGGCGGACGTACGTACCAGGAGGGGGTTAACCTGACCACGGAGCAATTCTTCCGCTTCTTGGAGCAATCGGACGAGCTTCCTTCAGCTTCGGCGCCCTCGGTGCAGACTTTCGCCAACGTTTATGAGCGACTTTGCCGTACGCATGACCAGGTATTGTCTATCCACCTGTCGAGCAAGATGAATGATGCCTTTGCCCATGCGCAGCTTGCCGCCCAGCGTTTGCTCGGCCGTTGTCGAATCCAGGTGGTAGATTCGCTTTCCACCTCTTTGGGCCTAGGGCTTCTAGTAGAGGTTGCCGCCCGCGAGGTGCAAGCTGGCCGGCCGCTGGACGCGATCGTCCGCTTAATACGTGGCATGATCCCTCATCTCTATGCGGTCTTCTTCGTGGAAACATTGGAATACTTAGAGCGGGCGCGGCGTATCGGCCACGCGCAGGCTATTCTAGGCACCATGCTGGGGATCAAGCCGCTCCTGATGATTGAGGAAGGCGAGATCATCCCCTTGGAGAAAGTGCGCACGCGCGCGCGGGCGGTGGATAAGCTTTTCGAGTTTATCTGCGAGTTCACACGCATTGAGCAGATGGCCATCCTTCAGCATGGGTTTAGCGAGGAGACCGCCATCCTGCTGGAAAGGCTGGAGACAGTGTTCCCAGATCGCGAGTTCCCTGTGTACACCTGTAACCCATCGCTGGCCGTTCACCTGGGGCCGAGCGCAATGGGGGTGATCGTGTACGAGGGCTTGCGGTGA
- a CDS encoding DAK2 domain-containing protein — MAESCEDMVALSDETGAQEATSSIWNGFTVRTVKHPVGIPVMALDGEDLQAMLHAARANLGLHRDAINELNVFPVPDGDTGTNMLLTMQAACHEIANLSRPTVGTLLQRAAHGALMGARGNSGVILSQILRGMARVLDNKALCTASDLAEALHEGTDTAYKGVSKPVEGTILTVVRRASEAAGKAASIDQDLRFVLERVVYAAAEAVAETPSLLPILAKAGVVDAGGQGLYVILEGMLRCLRGEPIVAEERVEEEAQLAGFADEWGYDIQYLILGRDLDEEFIRRRLAELGGQSIVVGSGDGVIKVHVHSNDPGPILSLGASLGHLDDIVVENMTLQTLRRRSARSQAAPSAAASPVASPPAGGFPASALEEAIGVVAVVLGPGFQRLFESLGVSAIVPGGQTMNPSTQELLAAIERVPSQEILVLPNNSNVILAAQQAQALSRKRVRIVPSRTLPQGISALLAFNPQASLEENARNMEAALRTVETGEITIAVRDAEFDGIRVSAGDVIGLHNDVLSARGDSVADVMDQLLAQMHAAEAEVITIYYGQPVTRQEAEALADRVRAAYPNQEVELIDGGQPHYHYILSAE; from the coding sequence ATGGCGGAGAGCTGTGAAGATATGGTGGCTTTGAGCGATGAGACGGGCGCCCAAGAAGCTACGTCTTCCATCTGGAATGGCTTTACCGTGAGGACGGTAAAGCATCCCGTCGGCATCCCTGTGATGGCGCTGGATGGGGAGGACTTGCAAGCCATGTTGCACGCGGCGCGGGCCAATCTGGGGCTGCATCGGGATGCCATCAACGAGCTGAACGTGTTTCCCGTCCCCGACGGCGACACGGGCACGAACATGTTGCTGACCATGCAGGCGGCATGTCACGAGATCGCCAATCTCTCCCGACCGACCGTCGGCACCCTTCTGCAGCGGGCTGCTCACGGCGCCCTGATGGGCGCTCGCGGCAACTCGGGCGTGATCCTGTCACAGATCCTGCGTGGAATGGCGCGCGTCCTAGACAACAAAGCGCTCTGCACGGCATCGGACCTAGCCGAAGCGCTGCACGAGGGTACCGATACGGCCTACAAAGGTGTCTCCAAGCCCGTCGAGGGGACGATCCTGACGGTCGTTCGCCGCGCCAGCGAAGCAGCCGGCAAAGCGGCCTCGATAGACCAGGATTTGCGTTTTGTCCTCGAGCGAGTAGTATACGCGGCAGCAGAGGCAGTGGCTGAAACCCCCAGCCTATTGCCCATTCTGGCCAAGGCCGGCGTGGTGGATGCTGGCGGCCAGGGGCTCTATGTGATCCTGGAGGGGATGCTTCGCTGCTTGCGCGGCGAGCCGATCGTCGCAGAGGAACGGGTGGAGGAGGAAGCGCAGCTTGCCGGCTTCGCCGACGAATGGGGATATGATATCCAGTATCTGATCTTGGGGCGAGACCTCGATGAGGAGTTCATCCGCCGACGATTGGCCGAGCTGGGCGGGCAGAGCATCGTCGTCGGCAGTGGTGACGGGGTGATCAAAGTGCACGTCCACAGCAACGATCCCGGCCCCATCCTCTCGTTGGGGGCATCGCTAGGCCATCTGGATGATATCGTCGTCGAGAACATGACGCTGCAGACGCTCCGCCGTCGGAGCGCCCGTTCGCAAGCCGCGCCGAGCGCGGCCGCGAGCCCTGTCGCATCGCCGCCGGCCGGCGGATTTCCAGCGAGCGCTCTAGAAGAGGCTATCGGCGTCGTAGCGGTAGTGCTTGGCCCTGGTTTCCAGCGTCTGTTCGAAAGCCTGGGAGTCAGCGCCATCGTGCCAGGCGGCCAAACTATGAATCCCAGCACCCAGGAGCTGTTGGCCGCCATCGAGCGGGTGCCTAGCCAGGAGATCCTGGTGTTGCCCAACAACAGCAACGTTATCCTGGCAGCTCAGCAGGCCCAGGCGTTGAGCCGCAAGCGCGTGCGCATCGTCCCCAGCCGCACGCTCCCCCAGGGGATCAGCGCGCTCTTGGCCTTCAATCCGCAGGCAAGCCTGGAGGAGAACGCGCGCAACATGGAAGCAGCCCTGAGGACGGTCGAGACCGGCGAGATCACCATCGCCGTTCGCGATGCCGAGTTCGATGGCATACGTGTCTCAGCCGGTGATGTGATCGGGCTGCATAACGACGTCCTCAGCGCCCGCGGTGACTCGGTGGCGGACGTCATGGATCAGCTCTTAGCGCAGATGCATGCAGCAGAAGCCGAGGTGATCACGATCTACTACGGCCAGCCGGTGACGCGCCAGGAAGCCGAGGCCTTGGCTGATCGGGTACGTGCTGCCTATCCCAACCAGGAGGTTGAGCTGATTGACGGCGGTCAGCCGCATTACCATTACATCCTCTCAGCAGAATGA
- the recG gene encoding ATP-dependent DNA helicase RecG — protein sequence MSNAFERLQKILALEKRQGYRNKAVIGGLDKFAARWESDGLSEVQTPEQKAEVQAIVALLMGYSTLEDPIARARVIEEILLRAERVVKAITVPPAQPPQTTLAAATRPQPALEPQATPALPVPSVVPEPGRETPPMPTVTEPAPAARPISPRPAPTAGLEAPVTRLPGVGPQHAQRLARLGIATVRDLLWHFPRRYEDYSALKTINQLKPGEECTIIGNIWDVNSRKARSGHEIVQAIISDSTGTIQATWFNPYMLRQLKPGRTIVLSGKIDVYLGRLVLNNPAWEPLDRQLIHTARLVPVYPMTQGVSARWLRRLMKQTVDAWAPRIEDYLPASIRERQQLLPLGQALLQIHFPDSYEMLAQARRRLSFDEFLFIQLGLLYQRQRWQRQPGRPLLASEELLARFQSALPYALTQAQQRALREIAADMGKPHPMSRLLQGDVGSGKTVVAAGAMWIAACNGAQAVLMAPTEILAEQHYHNLSRLFEGLTKPDGRPVTITLLMGSLAAGEKEARRRAIAAGEVDIAVGTHALIQEEVHFQNLGLAIVDEQHRFGVAQRASLRNKGYNPHMLVMSATPIPRTLALTLYGDLDISVLDEMPPGRQPIRTRWLRPVERERAYAFLRRQIAEGRQAFIICPLVEESENSDAKAAVDEYQRLQKEIFPDLKLGLLHGRMKGEEKDAVMQAFRRGELHILVATSVVEVGIDVPNATVMLVEGAERFGLAQLHQFRGRVGRGEHPSYCILLSDADSGESVERLKALEETQDGFVLAQKDLELRGPGDFLGTRQSGLPPLHLAQLSDVHTLEVARAEAEQLFAVDPDLSKPEHQGLRQQVTRFWQGYGDLS from the coding sequence ATGAGCAACGCGTTTGAGCGCCTGCAGAAGATCCTGGCCTTGGAGAAACGCCAGGGTTATCGCAATAAAGCGGTGATCGGGGGTCTGGACAAATTCGCTGCGCGCTGGGAATCGGACGGGCTGAGCGAGGTACAGACGCCAGAGCAGAAAGCAGAGGTGCAAGCCATCGTGGCCTTGCTAATGGGGTATTCTACCTTGGAGGATCCCATCGCCCGCGCGCGCGTGATCGAAGAGATCCTTCTCCGCGCTGAGCGAGTGGTTAAGGCGATCACTGTGCCTCCCGCTCAGCCGCCTCAAACCACGCTAGCTGCGGCCACACGGCCGCAGCCGGCTCTGGAGCCACAGGCCACGCCCGCTCTCCCAGTCCCCTCTGTCGTGCCCGAACCGGGGCGAGAGACTCCGCCGATGCCTACGGTGACGGAACCGGCGCCCGCTGCTCGCCCTATCTCGCCGCGTCCGGCTCCTACTGCGGGCCTTGAAGCCCCGGTGACGCGGTTGCCTGGCGTCGGCCCCCAACACGCGCAGCGCCTGGCCAGGTTGGGGATCGCGACAGTGCGTGATCTCCTGTGGCACTTCCCGCGGCGCTACGAGGATTACAGCGCGCTCAAGACCATCAACCAGCTCAAGCCCGGCGAAGAGTGTACCATCATCGGCAACATCTGGGATGTGAACAGCCGGAAGGCGCGCAGCGGCCACGAGATCGTGCAGGCCATCATCAGCGATAGCACGGGCACCATCCAGGCGACGTGGTTTAACCCTTACATGCTGCGTCAGCTCAAACCCGGTCGCACCATCGTCCTCAGCGGCAAGATTGACGTCTATCTGGGCCGGCTGGTGCTCAATAATCCGGCATGGGAACCGCTCGACCGCCAGCTCATTCACACGGCCCGGCTGGTCCCCGTCTACCCGATGACCCAAGGGGTGAGCGCCCGTTGGCTACGTCGTCTGATGAAGCAGACGGTAGACGCCTGGGCTCCGCGCATTGAGGATTATCTGCCGGCCTCTATTCGCGAGCGGCAGCAGCTTCTCCCGTTAGGCCAGGCGTTGCTACAGATTCACTTCCCTGATAGCTACGAGATGCTAGCCCAGGCGCGGCGCCGCCTGAGCTTCGATGAGTTCCTCTTCATCCAACTGGGCCTGCTTTACCAACGACAGCGTTGGCAGCGGCAGCCTGGCCGCCCCCTGCTTGCCAGCGAGGAGCTGCTGGCCCGCTTCCAGTCAGCATTACCATACGCGCTGACTCAAGCACAACAGCGCGCTCTACGCGAGATCGCTGCGGACATGGGGAAGCCCCATCCCATGAGCCGCCTGCTCCAGGGGGATGTAGGCTCAGGCAAGACGGTGGTGGCCGCCGGCGCGATGTGGATCGCCGCCTGCAATGGAGCGCAGGCGGTGCTCATGGCTCCCACGGAGATTCTAGCCGAGCAGCACTACCACAACCTCTCGCGCCTGTTTGAAGGCCTGACCAAGCCAGATGGCCGTCCGGTGACGATCACGTTGTTGATGGGCAGCTTGGCCGCAGGTGAGAAAGAGGCCAGACGTCGGGCGATCGCTGCGGGGGAAGTGGATATCGCGGTCGGCACTCACGCTCTGATCCAGGAGGAGGTGCACTTCCAAAATCTGGGGCTGGCCATTGTGGACGAGCAGCATCGGTTTGGCGTCGCCCAACGTGCCAGTTTGCGCAACAAAGGATATAATCCGCACATGCTGGTAATGAGCGCGACCCCCATCCCGCGCACGCTGGCCCTGACGCTGTATGGCGATCTGGACATTTCAGTGCTGGACGAGATGCCGCCTGGCCGTCAGCCCATCCGCACCAGATGGCTGCGACCCGTGGAGCGGGAGCGTGCTTATGCCTTCTTGCGACGCCAGATCGCCGAGGGACGACAGGCCTTCATTATTTGCCCATTGGTGGAGGAATCGGAGAACAGCGATGCCAAAGCCGCCGTGGACGAATACCAGCGGCTGCAAAAGGAGATTTTCCCGGATTTAAAGCTTGGCTTGTTGCACGGCCGCATGAAGGGCGAGGAGAAGGACGCCGTCATGCAGGCATTCCGACGGGGTGAGCTGCACATCCTAGTGGCGACGTCCGTAGTGGAGGTTGGGATTGACGTGCCCAACGCCACGGTGATGCTGGTGGAAGGGGCCGAACGGTTTGGGTTGGCCCAGCTTCACCAGTTCCGAGGCCGCGTGGGCCGAGGGGAGCATCCATCCTATTGTATCTTGCTATCCGACGCTGACTCAGGTGAGAGCGTGGAGCGGCTGAAGGCCCTGGAGGAGACCCAGGATGGGTTCGTGTTGGCCCAGAAGGACCTGGAGCTACGCGGGCCAGGCGACTTCTTGGGGACGCGCCAATCGGGGTTGCCCCCGCTGCACTTGGCCCAGCTTAGCGACGTCCACACGCTGGAGGTCGCTCGCGCCGAAGCGGAGCAGCTGTTTGCGGTTGATCCCGACTTGTCCAAGCCTGAACATCAGGGGCTGCGTCAGCAGGTCACCCGGTTCTGGCAAGGATACGGAGATTTAAGCTAG
- a CDS encoding Asp23/Gls24 family envelope stress response protein: MTEGTSLGKIDISPDAIAAIASAAVLECYGVVGMASKDKISGLAELLPRYRSRRGVEVTMSEGRIIVDLYVIVEYGTRISEVAYGVMNRVKFSLEQVLGVPVAEVNVHIQGLRVSSSD; this comes from the coding sequence ATGACAGAGGGCACCTCCCTAGGCAAGATAGACATCTCCCCTGATGCCATTGCGGCCATCGCCAGCGCGGCTGTCCTAGAGTGTTATGGTGTCGTCGGCATGGCCAGCAAGGACAAGATCAGCGGGCTGGCCGAGTTGCTGCCACGCTATCGCTCACGGCGCGGCGTGGAGGTCACCATGTCCGAAGGGCGTATCATCGTTGACCTGTATGTGATTGTGGAGTACGGAACCCGTATCTCTGAGGTGGCCTATGGTGTTATGAATCGTGTCAAGTTCAGCCTGGAACAGGTATTAGGCGTGCCAGTTGCTGAGGTCAACGTGCACATCCAAGGCCTGCGGGTTAGTAGCAGCGATTAA
- a CDS encoding type II toxin-antitoxin system VapC family toxin, which produces MNALRFVLDASIALAWCFEDEPSAYAERVLERLGEGEAYVPALWALEIGNALLSAERRGRLTPAESTRFLELLRQLPIHLEEMPLPRVWGEILTLARAYQLSTYDAAYLDLAMRLGLPLATLDDALHQAATHCGVKML; this is translated from the coding sequence GTGAACGCCTTGCGCTTCGTGCTGGATGCTTCGATTGCCCTGGCGTGGTGTTTCGAGGACGAACCGAGCGCTTACGCGGAGAGGGTGCTTGAGCGGCTGGGAGAAGGTGAAGCGTATGTGCCTGCACTCTGGGCGCTAGAGATAGGCAACGCTTTACTCAGTGCGGAACGACGTGGGCGCCTAACCCCGGCTGAGAGCACACGCTTTCTGGAATTGCTCCGTCAATTGCCCATTCATCTTGAAGAGATGCCTCTACCGCGTGTTTGGGGGGAGATTTTGACCTTGGCACGTGCCTACCAGCTTTCGACGTACGACGCTGCGTATCTCGACCTTGCTATGCGTCTGGGGCTGCCACTGGCCACGCTTGATGACGCGCTGCACCAGGCGGCGACCCACTGTGGGGTGAAAATGCTTTGA
- the rpmB gene encoding 50S ribosomal protein L28, protein MAKCERCGKSPQFGHNVSHSKRRTNRKFMPNIQRATVIENGRAKRMYLCAKCIKTLQKTV, encoded by the coding sequence ATGGCCAAATGTGAGCGTTGTGGGAAAAGCCCACAATTTGGACATAATGTCAGCCACTCTAAGCGCCGCACCAATCGGAAGTTCATGCCCAACATCCAGCGCGCTACGGTGATCGAAAACGGTCGGGCCAAGCGGATGTATCTGTGCGCGAAATGCATCAAAACTCTGCAGAAGACCGTTTGA
- the coaD gene encoding pantetheine-phosphate adenylyltransferase: protein MPIALYPGTFDPVHYGHIDIASRASMLFERLIIGIYESPANKRVLFPTEERVALMKEAVRHLPNVEVMSYNGLTVGFARQVGAQVIVRGLRTLADFEFEFQVALTNQKLAPDIDMVTLITKSEYSYLSASILKEVAGLGGDITAMTPPHVQRALRHRFEELGIPPGRQVPKARLRDQRRPGME, encoded by the coding sequence ATGCCTATCGCCCTCTATCCTGGCACGTTTGATCCGGTGCACTATGGACACATTGATATCGCCAGCCGAGCGTCCATGTTGTTTGAACGGCTGATCATCGGCATTTACGAGAGTCCAGCCAATAAGCGCGTGCTCTTCCCCACCGAGGAGCGCGTCGCGCTAATGAAGGAAGCGGTACGCCATCTACCTAATGTGGAGGTGATGTCGTATAATGGATTGACCGTCGGCTTTGCCCGACAGGTGGGCGCGCAGGTGATCGTGCGCGGGTTGCGGACGCTGGCCGACTTCGAGTTTGAGTTTCAAGTCGCCTTGACCAACCAAAAGCTGGCCCCTGACATCGATATGGTGACGCTGATTACGAAATCGGAGTACTCTTATCTGAGTGCCTCGATCCTGAAAGAGGTAGCTGGGCTGGGTGGTGATATCACGGCAATGACGCCGCCTCATGTGCAAAGAGCGCTTCGCCATCGCTTTGAGGAGCTTGGCATCCCGCCTGGTCGGCAGGTGCCCAAGGCCAGGCTGCGTGATCAGCGACGACCTGGCATGGAGTGA
- the rpe gene encoding ribulose-phosphate 3-epimerase, which translates to MIRIAPSILAADFARLAEEVQRAEEGGADWIHVDVMDGHFVPNLTIGPPVIASLRRVTRLYLDVHLMIEAPERYLEAFRRAGADGLTVHVEATPHLHRAIQQIRELGATPGVSLNPATPLSALEEILPYVDLILCMTVNPGFGGQAFIPSMLDKVRRLRQMLAERGLQALIEVDGGVDEETAPRLVAAGARVLVAGTSIFQAPDGVQNAIARLRASVREPA; encoded by the coding sequence ATGATCAGGATTGCGCCTTCCATCTTGGCGGCCGATTTTGCCCGGCTGGCCGAGGAGGTGCAGCGGGCCGAGGAAGGCGGAGCCGATTGGATTCATGTGGATGTGATGGATGGCCATTTCGTGCCTAACCTGACCATCGGCCCGCCTGTGATCGCCAGCCTGCGTCGCGTCACGCGGCTGTATCTAGACGTGCATCTAATGATTGAGGCGCCCGAGCGGTATCTGGAGGCGTTTCGCCGCGCCGGCGCGGATGGGCTCACCGTGCATGTGGAAGCCACACCTCATCTCCACCGTGCGATCCAGCAGATCCGTGAGCTGGGCGCGACCCCTGGCGTATCGCTTAACCCAGCGACCCCTCTAAGCGCGCTGGAGGAGATCCTACCCTATGTGGATCTGATCTTGTGCATGACGGTGAACCCCGGCTTTGGGGGACAGGCGTTCATCCCTAGCATGCTCGATAAAGTGCGTCGGCTCCGCCAGATGCTGGCCGAGCGAGGCTTGCAGGCGTTGATTGAGGTAGATGGCGGGGTAGATGAAGAGACAGCCCCCCGCTTAGTGGCAGCGGGTGCACGGGTGTTGGTGGCCGGCACTTCGATCTTTCAGGCGCCTGACGGCGTGCAGAATGCCATTGCCCGATTGCGAGCTTCGGTCCGCGAGCCGGCCTGA
- a CDS encoding DUF177 domain-containing protein translates to MHYNVAQLLKEPTGAIRHYRLDEDVTGIDPTLVLTQRLQGDIMMLRTVKGILVTGNLITRIEVLCSRCLEPVDLPLEVNLEEEFQPTVDVITGQRLPMEEEDQALWIDAHHILDLTEVIRQNLLLASPLHPLCRESCAGICPECGKNLNEGPCECVFTEIDPRWSILASFKPI, encoded by the coding sequence ATGCATTACAATGTCGCTCAGCTTTTGAAGGAGCCTACCGGAGCGATCCGGCACTATCGGTTAGATGAGGATGTGACCGGGATTGACCCAACGTTGGTGCTGACGCAGAGGCTTCAGGGTGACATTATGATGCTGCGCACAGTGAAGGGGATCCTGGTCACCGGTAATCTGATCACCCGAATTGAGGTTCTGTGCAGCCGCTGTCTAGAACCTGTGGACCTTCCGCTCGAGGTCAACCTGGAAGAGGAGTTCCAGCCGACCGTGGATGTTATCACCGGGCAGCGATTGCCCATGGAGGAAGAGGACCAGGCCTTGTGGATTGACGCGCATCACATTCTAGACTTGACAGAGGTGATCCGCCAGAACCTGCTGTTGGCGTCACCGTTGCATCCGCTCTGCCGGGAATCTTGTGCCGGCATCTGTCCGGAATGCGGCAAAAATCTGAACGAAGGCCCGTGTGAGTGCGTCTTCACAGAGATAGACCCACGCTGGTCCATCTTGGCAAGTTTTAAGCCGATCTAG
- a CDS encoding type II toxin-antitoxin system prevent-host-death family antitoxin, with translation MSNVGAYQARIHFAELLKRVQRGERIYITHHGVTVAVLAPPEPVSARSLSEVIAALKEFRRGRSAGVPLKKLIDEGRM, from the coding sequence ATGTCCAATGTAGGCGCTTACCAGGCTAGGATTCATTTCGCAGAGCTTCTCAAACGGGTGCAACGCGGTGAGCGCATTTACATCACCCATCACGGGGTAACTGTTGCGGTGCTAGCGCCGCCGGAGCCCGTTTCAGCGCGCTCGTTAAGCGAGGTCATCGCTGCGCTGAAGGAATTTCGGCGCGGGCGCTCAGCAGGTGTACCGCTCAAAAAGCTCATCGACGAGGGACGGATGTGA
- the rpmF gene encoding 50S ribosomal protein L32: MPPLPKRRLSPGRRDRRRAHDALKPPNLIQCPHCRKLKLPHRVCPHCGHYKGRAVITVEEE, translated from the coding sequence GTGCCACCGCTTCCGAAGAGGAGATTATCACCGGGACGCCGTGACCGCCGCCGGGCTCATGACGCTTTAAAGCCGCCGAATCTCATCCAATGCCCGCATTGCCGCAAGCTGAAACTGCCGCATCGGGTCTGTCCTCATTGTGGGCACTATAAAGGCCGTGCAGTCATCACGGTCGAAGAAGAGTGA